A portion of the Flavobacterium limnophilum genome contains these proteins:
- a CDS encoding sulfite exporter TauE/SafE family protein: MESYVIILLCLAAFVAGFIDAIVGGGGLIQTPVGLILLPNLPVSTVVGSLKVPAFSGTSFAAYQYLKKVDMNWKLLGIMMVLAFPSAFLGSTLLTYVSNDFMKPLLLVVLSFLVIYTYAQKNFGQHIVKNHSARTQVFYAVLISFVVGFYDGFIGPGTGSFLVLAFIALMGFDFLHASANAKMVNLATNFGSICLFMLKGKIIWAITIPMVLCNALGGWIGAKLAINKGNKFIRIFFLVVVIGTLIRFGYDVFYK, translated from the coding sequence ATGGAATCCTACGTTATTATTTTGCTTTGTCTGGCTGCTTTTGTAGCAGGATTTATCGATGCCATCGTTGGAGGAGGAGGATTAATCCAAACCCCGGTTGGATTGATTTTGTTGCCCAATCTTCCCGTTTCAACCGTTGTTGGATCGCTGAAAGTACCTGCTTTTAGCGGCACTTCCTTTGCTGCCTACCAATACCTCAAAAAAGTGGACATGAATTGGAAGTTGCTGGGCATCATGATGGTTTTGGCATTTCCATCAGCCTTTTTGGGTTCGACTTTGTTGACGTATGTTAGCAATGATTTCATGAAACCTCTATTGTTGGTTGTGCTTTCGTTTTTGGTCATTTACACTTATGCCCAGAAAAATTTTGGGCAACACATCGTAAAAAATCATTCTGCCAGAACCCAGGTTTTTTATGCCGTTCTCATCAGTTTCGTGGTTGGTTTTTATGACGGATTTATTGGGCCGGGAACCGGAAGTTTCTTGGTTTTGGCTTTCATTGCCTTGATGGGATTTGATTTCTTGCACGCTTCCGCCAATGCCAAAATGGTCAATTTGGCGACTAATTTTGGTTCCATTTGTCTGTTTATGCTGAAAGGCAAAATCATTTGGGCCATTACGATTCCGATGGTGCTATGCAATGCTCTTGGAGGGTGGATCGGTGCCAAATTGGCCATCAATAAAGGGAATAAATTCATTCGAATCTTCTTTTTGGTGGTGGTTATCGGCACGTTGATTCGGTTTGGGTACGATGTTTTTTATAAATAA
- a CDS encoding DUF3800 domain-containing protein: protein MNTKSNTKHYFLDEAGDTSFYTKGKKNALGTNGVSSCFIIGMVKVYDNLEEVRGKINRLQREIVDNPFFQVASVQKKVNNSGYYLHATDDIPEVRLKFLELILTINCSFEAVVSAKTIERYETKHKGKEEYFYADLLSHLLKNKLYKDEKLVLHVSERGKSTKNHNLELALQKAVQRVNSNPGGSEEIKTKVIFNVNYPTNEPILNLADYFCWAIQRVFEKGETRYYEFLKNKISLVIDLYDKEKYEGFRNYYSVENPLTKENKKNPSSH, encoded by the coding sequence ATGAATACAAAATCGAATACAAAACATTATTTTCTTGACGAGGCAGGGGATACTTCCTTTTATACCAAAGGCAAAAAAAATGCTTTGGGAACCAATGGAGTTTCTAGTTGTTTTATCATTGGAATGGTTAAAGTTTATGATAATTTAGAAGAGGTAAGGGGAAAGATAAATAGGTTGCAAAGAGAGATTGTTGACAATCCATTTTTTCAAGTGGCGAGTGTTCAAAAAAAGGTTAATAATTCAGGGTATTATTTGCATGCAACTGATGATATTCCAGAGGTACGCTTAAAGTTTTTGGAACTTATTTTGACCATTAATTGCAGTTTTGAAGCTGTGGTTTCAGCAAAAACTATAGAGCGGTATGAAACCAAACACAAAGGAAAAGAAGAATACTTTTATGCTGATTTGCTTTCGCATCTTTTGAAAAACAAATTATACAAAGACGAAAAGCTAGTATTGCACGTCTCCGAAAGAGGAAAAAGTACAAAAAATCACAACTTGGAATTGGCTTTGCAAAAGGCTGTTCAAAGAGTTAACAGCAATCCTGGTGGGAGTGAAGAAATAAAAACAAAAGTTATTTTTAATGTAAATTATCCCACGAATGAACCAATTTTGAATTTAGCGGATTATTTTTGTTGGGCAATTCAACGTGTATTTGAAAAAGGAGAAACACGATATTATGAATTCTTAAAAAACAAGATTTCATTAGTCATAGACTTGTATGACAAAGAAAAATATGAGGGTTTTAGGAATTACTATTCAGTTGAAAATCCACTGACCAAAGAGAATAAAAAAAACCCATCATCACACTAA
- a CDS encoding FG-GAP-like repeat-containing protein encodes MNYKNTFAINLVCFFLFFLNIGTAQNFEKVVSTENLKGGYLGFSSFVDYNNDGFLDIFVTGLDFIHGDFLNAILYKNNGDKTFTESSIKNIPRVIYGDCSWGDFDNNGTLDLIYSGTTGGSAYNNITKIYKNINNGCEFIEIPNAIPAIKDGTVEWVDVDNDGLLDVFYQGLNSKDEYDSGIFKNNGNETFTKIANVSFYIINGARANLQTNSAKWADFDGDGLKDVITASSTKTEREFVIYKNLGNFKFDKIPFTLPQLSYVSMDVGDINKDGLPDFVFTGSTKFDLMSGDPGTKLYFYTNKGNMNFSNSFTMNNDGAFLSKLKLGDFDNDGFLDLVNYGSGLSYRNTKFYLNNKNDAFSEINKSFPDCYSGGIDFGDYDNDKDLDVLYYGRIENPYDIEITNIYENKNLNIELPTAIILDKGCGCNLKGTFSLNNSVDNVKWDFNDDATGISNTSTLPRPSHTFSKNGTYTVSATYTKGVITDTFFKTFSINGVPIVAEPSDITTCAVNDQFNFHNLKDLQILNGLPSLEYDISYHLSLREAENNSNKLPDLYTIQNATQAIFARVQSKGNPGCYVVKDFAVSVLASPVANAVDDIYMCDFNNDGIELFDLSTIENKLIGNQANVKVQYYDSSNNLVPSPLSSNYTNIILKKDYIKAKVINSNNECFAETNINLIANPLPIANVLPVLIGCDDDNDGISEFFDTSGVQNNVIANQSGMEVTYYDTIGNQLTNPLPNPFTNSIKDTENITVRVTDSKTKCFSETVLTLKTSSKPTIDKPQNLYSCDEGNGFANFDTSLIESQLIGNQSGLRIFYKDANGNNLPSPLPVTFKNMIPNTQTVFVKVENSLNSFCFSETSFDLIVNKLPVIDLKDNYAICELEPSLTISINPNFDSYEWKFKNNEIISITNEAKLIDSGDYTVKVTQIENGISCQKSFPFNLARSLKPTIEKVVYDQFGNNFIEISASGDGNFEYSIDGINFQDSNLFRNIYGGTYIVSVKDKYGCGQDDSEVTILDYPKFFTPNNDGVNDFWQIKGISKYPHAQILIFDRYGKLLKTLNPMDVGWDGKYNNEPMISDDFWFTINLNDEDKSFKGHFSLKR; translated from the coding sequence ATGAATTATAAAAATACATTTGCAATAAATTTAGTCTGTTTTTTTCTATTTTTCTTAAATATAGGTACAGCTCAAAATTTTGAAAAAGTTGTATCTACTGAAAACCTAAAAGGTGGTTATTTGGGTTTTTCATCTTTCGTAGATTATAATAATGATGGTTTTTTAGACATTTTCGTAACTGGATTAGATTTTATTCATGGAGATTTTCTTAATGCCATTTTATATAAAAACAATGGTGATAAAACTTTTACGGAAAGTTCAATAAAAAATATTCCAAGAGTTATTTATGGTGATTGTTCTTGGGGAGATTTTGATAATAATGGAACTTTGGATTTAATTTATTCAGGTACAACAGGTGGATCTGCATATAATAACATTACAAAAATTTACAAGAATATTAATAACGGTTGTGAATTTATAGAAATTCCTAACGCTATTCCTGCTATAAAAGACGGAACAGTTGAATGGGTCGATGTAGATAATGATGGTTTGTTAGATGTTTTTTATCAAGGGTTAAATTCAAAAGATGAATATGATTCGGGAATTTTTAAAAATAATGGAAACGAAACATTCACAAAAATTGCAAATGTAAGTTTTTATATTATTAATGGTGCTAGAGCAAATCTTCAAACTAATAGTGCTAAATGGGCAGACTTTGATGGAGATGGTTTAAAAGATGTCATTACGGCTTCATCAACAAAAACGGAACGGGAGTTTGTTATATATAAAAATTTGGGAAATTTTAAATTTGATAAAATTCCATTTACTCTTCCGCAACTAAGTTATGTAAGTATGGATGTAGGCGATATAAATAAAGACGGACTTCCTGATTTTGTATTTACCGGAAGTACAAAATTCGACTTGATGAGTGGAGATCCTGGGACAAAACTTTATTTTTATACCAACAAAGGAAACATGAATTTCAGCAATTCATTTACAATGAATAATGATGGTGCCTTTTTGTCAAAATTAAAATTAGGGGATTTTGACAACGATGGCTTTTTAGATCTTGTTAATTATGGCTCAGGTCTTTCATATAGAAACACAAAGTTTTATTTGAATAATAAAAATGATGCGTTTTCAGAAATAAACAAATCATTTCCAGATTGTTATAGCGGAGGGATTGATTTTGGGGATTATGACAACGATAAAGATTTAGACGTGCTATATTATGGCAGAATAGAAAATCCATACGACATAGAAATTACCAATATTTATGAAAACAAAAATTTAAATATTGAATTACCTACAGCAATTATTTTAGATAAAGGATGTGGATGTAATCTAAAAGGAACTTTTTCTTTAAATAATTCAGTAGATAATGTAAAATGGGATTTCAACGATGATGCTACCGGAATATCAAACACCTCTACTTTGCCCAGACCCTCACATACTTTTTCAAAAAATGGTACTTATACTGTATCCGCAACTTATACTAAAGGAGTTATTACAGATACATTTTTTAAAACTTTTTCAATAAATGGAGTACCAATCGTTGCAGAACCTTCTGATATTACTACTTGTGCAGTAAATGATCAGTTCAATTTTCATAATTTGAAAGATTTGCAAATTTTAAATGGATTACCTTCATTGGAGTACGACATAAGTTATCATTTATCATTAAGAGAAGCGGAAAACAACAGTAATAAGCTACCCGATTTATATACGATTCAAAATGCCACTCAAGCTATTTTCGCAAGAGTTCAAAGCAAGGGAAATCCTGGCTGTTATGTCGTCAAAGATTTTGCAGTTAGCGTCTTGGCATCTCCCGTTGCAAATGCTGTTGATGATATTTATATGTGTGATTTCAACAATGATGGGATAGAATTATTCGACCTCAGTACTATTGAAAATAAACTTATAGGGAATCAAGCAAATGTAAAAGTACAATATTATGATAGTAGCAATAATTTAGTACCGAGTCCATTATCTTCGAATTATACTAATATAATTTTAAAGAAAGATTATATAAAAGCAAAAGTGATTAATTCTAATAATGAATGTTTTGCCGAAACCAATATAAATTTAATTGCAAATCCCCTTCCAATTGCAAATGTTTTACCAGTTTTAATTGGATGTGATGACGATAATGATGGTATTTCAGAATTCTTCGACACTTCAGGTGTTCAAAATAATGTAATAGCAAATCAATCTGGAATGGAAGTTACTTATTATGATACTATTGGAAATCAATTAACCAATCCTTTGCCAAATCCATTTACAAATTCAATTAAGGACACTGAAAATATAACAGTACGGGTAACTGATTCAAAAACAAAATGCTTTTCGGAGACTGTTTTAACGCTTAAAACATCTTCAAAACCGACTATTGATAAACCTCAGAATCTATATTCCTGTGATGAAGGCAATGGTTTTGCAAATTTTGACACATCATTAATTGAATCACAACTTATAGGTAATCAATCTGGTTTGCGTATATTTTATAAAGATGCAAATGGTAATAACTTGCCCAGTCCATTGCCGGTAACTTTCAAGAATATGATTCCAAATACTCAAACTGTTTTTGTAAAAGTTGAAAACAGTTTAAATTCATTCTGTTTTTCAGAAACCAGTTTTGATTTAATAGTAAATAAATTGCCCGTAATTGATTTAAAAGACAACTATGCTATATGTGAACTAGAACCATCATTGACTATTTCCATAAATCCGAATTTTGATTCTTATGAATGGAAATTTAAAAACAATGAAATTATCTCGATAACGAATGAGGCCAAACTTATTGATTCAGGAGATTATACAGTTAAAGTTACCCAAATTGAAAATGGAATATCTTGCCAAAAATCTTTTCCATTCAATTTAGCAAGATCTCTTAAACCCACTATTGAGAAAGTTGTTTATGATCAATTTGGAAATAATTTTATCGAAATTAGTGCATCAGGAGATGGTAATTTTGAATATTCAATTGATGGAATAAATTTTCAAGACAGTAATTTATTTAGAAATATTTATGGAGGAACTTATATTGTATCTGTAAAAGATAAATATGGATGTGGTCAAGATGATTCGGAAGTAACCATATTAGATTATCCAAAGTTTTTTACCCCAAATAATGATGGTGTCAATGATTTTTGGCAGATAAAAGGAATAAGTAAATATCCCCATGCACAGATTTTAATTTTTGACAGATATGGCAAATTATTAAAAACATTAAACCCAATGGATGTCGGCTGGGATGGTAAATATAATAATGAACCAATGATTTCAGATGATTTTTGGTTTACTATAAATTTGAATGACGAAGATAAAAGTTTTAAAGGGCATTTTTCATTAAAAAGATAA
- a CDS encoding porin family protein, with amino-acid sequence MKLLKNLFFILFISLVTNSADAQGWGIRAGANFSNLSNSNGDIQTGVYAGLYRQFGIVPKLLYIQPEIQFSSQGFDTKTTSTDLNYIQVPVVARLYVLKLLSFETGPQFGFLINDKTSGSVNPDYNSFDTSWAFGATFNLPFGLSIDGRYIAGLTDVIDNVDSKNQVIQVGLGFKF; translated from the coding sequence ATGAAACTACTAAAAAATTTATTTTTTATACTCTTTATTTCTTTGGTTACCAATTCGGCAGATGCACAAGGTTGGGGAATTCGTGCAGGAGCCAATTTTTCTAACTTGTCCAACAGCAATGGCGATATTCAAACAGGAGTCTATGCTGGATTATACAGACAATTCGGAATTGTGCCAAAATTGCTTTACATTCAACCCGAAATACAGTTCTCCAGTCAAGGATTTGACACAAAAACAACAAGTACCGATTTAAACTACATTCAAGTTCCTGTTGTTGCCAGACTGTATGTATTGAAACTTTTAAGTTTTGAAACAGGCCCACAATTCGGTTTTTTGATAAATGACAAAACAAGTGGTTCCGTAAATCCGGATTACAACTCATTCGACACTTCCTGGGCTTTTGGAGCAACATTTAATTTACCCTTTGGATTATCAATTGATGGACGCTATATCGCTGGATTAACTGACGTAATTGACAATGTCGATTCCAAAAACCAAGTTATTCAAGTTGGCTTGGGATTTAAATTTTAA
- a CDS encoding DUF1697 domain-containing protein produces MTTHLALLRGINVSGHNMIKMEALKTTLEAIGFQNVQTYIQSGNVFVDSEDENGAAVGFKIKQEIFKAFGHEVPVVVIGKADLDACLKNNTFLKEPDSDIKKLYVAFVSTTLRSDSINDLKISQFKPDEARIDANRIYIKYAVGAGKTRFDQKYIEKKLNVTATIRNWNTVTQLLKLYEERSILFPE; encoded by the coding sequence ATGACAACCCATCTAGCTCTTCTTCGTGGCATCAACGTTTCCGGTCACAACATGATAAAAATGGAGGCCTTGAAAACGACTTTGGAAGCCATAGGATTCCAAAACGTGCAAACCTATATCCAATCTGGAAATGTTTTTGTGGACAGCGAGGATGAAAATGGCGCCGCTGTTGGTTTCAAAATAAAGCAGGAAATTTTCAAGGCTTTTGGTCACGAAGTACCCGTCGTGGTTATTGGCAAAGCCGATTTGGATGCCTGTTTGAAGAACAATACTTTTCTGAAAGAGCCAGATTCGGACATTAAAAAATTATATGTGGCTTTTGTTTCCACCACTTTGCGAAGCGACAGCATCAATGATTTGAAAATTAGCCAATTTAAACCCGACGAAGCCCGAATTGATGCCAACAGGATTTACATTAAATATGCCGTTGGAGCTGGAAAGACAAGGTTTGACCAGAAATACATAGAAAAAAAATTGAACGTGACGGCCACCATCCGCAATTGGAATACCGTGACGCAATTGTTGAAACTGTATGAGGAAAGATCAATTTTATTTCCCGAATAA
- a CDS encoding diphthine--ammonia ligase produces the protein MVKKALFNWSSGKDSALALYKIVQNKEYEISCLLTSVNQQFQRISMHGIRVELLEEQAKSIGLPLEIMQIPEMPTMEVYEAVMQTTLAKLKNQGITHSIFGDIFLEDLRKYREDKLAEMDFEAVFPLWKIPTQDLIQEFMALGFKTIVVCVNERFLDKSFVGRIIDQDFINDLPENVDVCGENGEFHTFTFDGPIFSNPISFEIGEIVYRKYEKPKEEDSSDTACETSTSDAFDYGFWYCDLAETN, from the coding sequence GTGGTAAAGAAAGCCCTATTTAATTGGAGTAGCGGCAAAGATTCTGCTTTAGCATTGTACAAAATAGTACAAAATAAAGAATACGAAATCAGTTGTTTACTAACCAGTGTCAACCAACAATTCCAGCGTATTTCGATGCACGGCATTCGGGTAGAATTATTGGAAGAACAAGCAAAAAGCATTGGTCTGCCACTGGAGATTATGCAAATTCCAGAAATGCCAACGATGGAAGTGTACGAAGCTGTGATGCAAACCACACTCGCCAAATTAAAAAACCAAGGAATTACCCATTCCATTTTTGGGGATATTTTTCTGGAAGATTTGCGAAAATACAGGGAAGACAAATTGGCCGAAATGGATTTTGAAGCTGTTTTTCCGCTTTGGAAAATCCCAACACAGGATTTAATCCAGGAATTCATGGCACTGGGATTCAAGACCATCGTGGTTTGTGTCAACGAACGCTTTTTGGACAAAAGTTTTGTGGGCCGGATTATCGACCAGGATTTCATCAATGATTTACCCGAAAATGTGGATGTTTGTGGCGAAAACGGGGAATTTCACACCTTTACTTTTGACGGCCCTATTTTCTCCAACCCCATTTCTTTTGAAATTGGGGAAATAGTCTATCGAAAATATGAAAAGCCGAAAGAAGAAGATTCTTCCGATACTGCTTGTGAAACTTCAACTTCGGATGCTTTTGATTACGGATTTTGGTATTGTGATTTGGCGGAAACCAATTAA
- a CDS encoding DUF1697 domain-containing protein gives MKTTLEAIGFQNVQTYVQSGNVFGQCR, from the coding sequence TTGAAAACGACTTTGGAAGCCATTGGTTTTCAAAACGTGCAAACCTATGTTCAATCTGGAAATGTTTTTGGACAGTGTAGATAG